In Gossypium arboreum isolate Shixiya-1 chromosome 3, ASM2569848v2, whole genome shotgun sequence, the sequence TCCATTGGAATATTTGAAGAACAAAATAGTAATGGAGCTGTTCGACTTGGCAGAAGAGTTTGGTCTATCAAGCAATGGGGCTCTCATCGTGCCTTGTGATGCAACCTTTATGGAATATGTAATTGCTTTGATCAAAAGGAAACCAAGTAAAGATGTGGAGCAAGCACTGATTCTTTCTATAGCCAGTGATCATTGCATATCTTCGTTTCTTTATCAACAAGAAACAAGCCAGCAGTTACCAATATGCAGCTACTGAAGcaaaaccttttttttcttaTCTTGTAATTCAACACATTCCATTGTAGATAAAGTACATAATGCAAAAGAGTCAGAATTCTTGTTTCACATGTTTAGTTTTCTTGAATCTTGACATGGAAATAACTTCTGGTATAATATTAGTCACACAATTTCATACAACTAAAGACTAATTATCATGTCAAACAGTACCTTGTTGAACAGTTCCACCCCAAAAAGAAAACTATATATAAGATTCAAATTGAAATCCTTCTCTTTTAGTCCTTGATTTGGCCTGCCTTTCCTTTTTCCTAGTAAATTGGTCTTGTTCTCAAACAAGATCCAAATCCTTGAAAAAATCAAACAAATGAAAGCCAAAGTGAAGATAATAAATAATTGATTTGAATGTTTTAAATCTAAGACTACAGTATTACAATGGACATAAGCAATGCTTTCTTCATATCTCTAGTCCCATGCCCTTTGATCAAAAAAATTGCATATTCCATAAAGGCTGAATCACAAGGGAAAATACTTAAAAGAAAACTTTTGATTGGTGCAATCAAAACTTTTGGTAATTTAGTGACAAATTATAACTGTTtttagttgagtgaccaaaacaaaAACCTATTAATAATTCGGTGACTAATAGTGTAATTTACTGTTATATTTTATGATTAAGTAGAATTGAGTTAGATTCAAATTCAGATTAATCAATTGAGCTTTTGGGTTTGGATCAGAATCGACGTGTTTAAAGTAATCTAATACACTGTGGAGCAGATAGAAATAATCTGGGATGAACCCGAGGCCCTTATCGAAATGAACCAGTTTTAGAATATCCATTTGTTGCTTCGTCCATACCCACCAAGGTGGATTTGGGTCTTCTGCTTCTCAGAAAGGACCAAGCAAGAGATTCATGCAGTCGTTTTAAGGTTATAGGGTAGTGAAAGTTAAAAAGAGTAGTAGCCATGGAAGCAGACAACTAAACATGAAACAAAAAATGGGAGCTTTCTCATTATATATCTTAATGTAGAATGATGTTATCGTTTACAaaattggaaaaagaaaatgcTTTAGAAACTCCATATTGGTAACTGTTGGCGTGTTTCTTGCTGAGAGAGATTCAACGATGATGATGATGCGCAACGGGCATTAACTATAGACATAATCAATGCTTTCTCCacttctttacttgctttccTTTTGATCAATCCAATTGCATATTCCATGAAGGTTGAATCAAAGGGCAACGTGAGGTGTCCATAAATGCTTGAAATTCCAAATTCTTCTTCTGCCAAGTTGAACAACTCCATCACTATTTCGTTCTTCAGATATTCCAAAGGAAGCATAAAGCGCTTCTCATCAGTGCTATACACCACAAAGTGACCCTTCTCCACCATTAATGCTGTGCTCGAGAATGTGATTCTTTTTCTCTTAATGGCTGCATTTTTTTGCCATTTCCTTGCCAACTTGATAAGCTTCTTTGCACTGATCATCTTGTTTGCTTCTGTAAAACAAGGGAGAATATTCAGCAGGACGGGAGGAGGAAGTGAATCTAAAAGATCTTAGGGAACTGAAAAGCGTTTCTTGTGCTGCACTGATGAAAACTGAAGAtggatgaatatatatatatagaacaatgaaaaaaaaaagatatctgGGAAACGAATATATACACGTACATACATACATAGATACATATACCAAAGTTCAAAAGCAGTGCTTTGAATGAATCAACTACATGTAGGGAACAAAACCATGTGGTTAGGAAAGTGGCGAGTTAGGCATGTCTGGAAGGTAATGGAAGTGGTCCAATGGCCCACATGTTATAGATAGATTacgtaaaaaggaaaaaaaaaaaaagtgtggttCTAATTTACTTAACTCTGGATTGATGGGTTTTTATAATTTCTTAAGCATGATTGACCCCCAAAAGAGTCTACTTAGATTGAGACGTCTTTATCTCCAGGCTGTTATGCTTTTAGATATCTCATATCGATATCTACTTCACATGGATCTGTCTGATGATGACTTCAAGAGATTGATAATAGCAGTGATGCTGGTCGTCAGGTATACTTTTCTGTACCGAAGGCTTTGAATTGTGGGGATAAATATTGTAGCATTTGGATTCAATCCACTTCCCAGACAATAGGCTTCAATTTGTTTTAGCTGTCATTAGTTGATAACTATTATGATTGGATAGACATAAAAATTATATCTACCTTCTGAGTGAGATAATATCTTTATGCAACTAAGCTTTTAATCATCTCTGACTTTCACCACTGTTTGGACAAGTTGGTTTATAAACTAAGTTTTAGAATGCAGCTTCTATTGTGATTAACATGGCAGATAAATATGTGTTCAGGTGCTATATATTATCTGGTGTTTCTTCTTTAATATTATGTACAGTTATATTCAGTCTTAAAACAACTCAAATTATTTTTAATCCTTTTGTTCCAAATTAACTATATGATCTCAGGAAGGAAAAATGAAATTCCAAACTATCTGTCCAATTCCAAAGATGA encodes:
- the LOC108475675 gene encoding auxin-responsive protein SAUR64-like; translated protein: MISAKKLIKLARKWQKNAAIKRKRITFSSTALMVEKGHFVVYSTDEKRFMLPLEYLKNEIVMELFNLAEEEFGISSIYGHLTLPFDSTFMEYAIGLIKRKASKEVEKALIMSIVNARCASSSSLNLSQQETRQQLPIWSF